Genomic window (Candidatus Omnitrophota bacterium):
CGTTTACTCTAGTAGCGTCAAGAGCGATATGTTCTGTCGGATCTTGTGATATTAATTCAATATCGCTTTGTTTAATATATTGAGTAGAAAATACCAACTTTGGCACTGATCTATCGGAAATCTCGGTTATTTGCCTTCCTCGTTTGTTTATTATCTTTTGTAGCCCGATAGCCTGTTCAACCGGAGTTGTCGTATCTATTGGACCTTCACCGATATTTTGGTGAGATAAAATAATGTAGGGTTTTCTTGGTTGTTGAAAATAATTTTGAAAGTATCGAGTAACATCATACTCACCATTTTGATTTAGATTCTCGGAAACCTTATCTATTCCTTCCCAATCCCAATAAGGATTGTCATTAACATCAAGTACAATGTTTTTATAAATTGAAGCCACCGCTTCCTTTTTTATTCCTTTATCATCATAATAAGTAAACCAAAATTCTAAATATTTAATTAAAGATGAATCAAGGCTTTTGCTATCCTCGTCAAGGTTAAGCATTTCTAGTAATTCTCTTCTTTTCTTTGGGAACTTGGCTAAAACCAGCCTTGCCGGTTCTTCGATGTATTCGTATATATAATTAAAGTTGTCAGCAGTAAATCCATCGTGAGATATTGTCGCGTAGGGATCAACACCTAAAAACTTCGGTCTAACCAAATCAAACCTAAAATCCCCACCTTCGCCCATGTTGGCGTCCCAGCGGACTTTTATTGCTCCTATAAAGTCGAGATGATTATATCTTAAACCATCTTTAATTAATCTTTGAGTAAAATCGCTGTTAATCCTAGCATCTAGGGCTTTCTCTATTTCTTTGCCAAGTTCTCTTGCTTTACTTGACTTATTAGCCGGTGTAACAATAATGTCAGGCATTCTTCCGGAAGCGATTGATATTCTAGTTTCAAGATTTCGCCAGATAATATTATCTTTGTATGGCACTTGGTAATCTTCAAACTGAGTTTCGTCAAAGTGTATACCTTTGTAAAAGTCGTAGTTCTCTTTTCTTCTTTCAGTTAGCTTTATCTGGTTATAGTAATTTTCTGTACTGGCTATTTTATTCTTGACTATTTTTAATAGGTCATCATCTTTGATAGGAAATCTTAACTCCTCAGTCGGGTCAACTTCTTCATCACTTCTAACTCTAGGTTCTTCGTAAATGTCTCTTGATTGGAAGCCTATATCATTATCCATTTTAAGCCCTTTGTTTAAACAATATAATATTTAGTGTTGCATGAAGTATTTTCCCACTGACCAAATTGGTTATTGCCCGATATCCTTCCTTTACATTGTATCACTTTTGGTTCTGAAACAGAATGTCCGCCAGGTAATATCATCTTTAATTTCCCATAATACTCGAATACTACTTTGCCACAAACGCAACACCTAAACTGCTTAAGTATTTTTTCGTTCTCTTTTCTTTCGTCAAGCCAGACGGTAATTTCACGTTCGCAATTTGATTGTAACCTGCTTGGTATCATAGTTATATTATACAATAATTTAATTTTTAAGAGAAAACTTGACAGTTTACGAATATTTATGTTATATTAAAGTCAACTAGTTTTACCCAACTGCAAGGGTTAGAGCAGAGTTAGTCACGAAGCGTATTTCTTCGTGCTTTTTTATTTATAAACCCAGCTCTTTTTCTTTTTCTTGGCGTGCTTTTTAAACTCCTCTACAAAGTCTTTGTCGTAGTATTCACCTGTTTTGGGATCAATCAACAATCTTGGTTTTTCGGTTTTAAGGCTTCTATTTTTAATTGCACCGGCATTAAGTTTGTATCTGATTGAAATGAACATTAAACCAACCGATAAAGCGTCATAGGCGTGATCCTCACCGGAACTATCGACATCTTCAAGCTTGTTTTCATCGTACACCAGTTGAGGTAATGTTCGAATTAAGTTTTGGCACTTCGGGTGGATTCGCAGATATGGTACTCCGTCACCTGATTCAGCCAGTAAATCGTGAGTGATAGCTAAACGGTTTAATCTAGCTCCCTTGGAAAGGGTTGTGCCGGATTCAATCCGCACTCCAATTTCATCTTTAAATATGTCGGCTATTGATCTTTTGCCTGTCCTGTCCCTGTTAAAACAGTCATGGGGCAGTACCATAAATTCGGTGGGTTCTCTTTTGGTAAAAACTGATATTTGCTTCGCCCAATCTTCCGGTGTTTTCTCGTTCTGATATATCTCTCGGTATATGTAAATGTGGTTTGTACCGAAGCGGTTCTCTGGTGCAATAGCGATCCAAATCGCACAGCCAGGGGCATTATATCCCCAGTCAAAGCCAATAATATTTTTACACTCATCAATATTGAAATCAAATTTGTCAGTGACGTGTAATTCATATCGGAACTCTCTAAATACTTGACCGCTAAACACGTCCCAAGAACCCCAACGCCAAGCTTTGTACAATTCAGGGTCAATATTTTTGTAGCTTTCCAGGGTTTTCAAGTAGTCAGGGTCGTTTTTCATCAGGGTAGGATTGTCGTCAATTTTAGCCGGTATAAAGATACGATACCTTTTGGTATCTTCGGCTATAAATGGCTTTCCCCAATCTGCCACGTTGTCAAGCTTCCAGCGGTTTTTTACCCAACCATGCCCCACACCCCCAGGGTTGGTAGTAGAAAATATCTGTGGACGCAATTCAGGGTAAACTGAACGGCAAGAGGCTATCAGCTGACCGTACCTTTTCTCATCTGGTATTTGGGTCAACTCCTCAATCAGCATTCTATGATATTCGTGTCCTTGATACTTCGTATACGCTTGATCGTCTTTCAAATGCCCTAGTCTTATGATCGCACAGGAAGGAAACTTTATCACCCCAGGATTACCGACAATTTTAGCTCCAAGTCCTCGATAAAATTTGTACGCTCTATCTTTCCAGTCTGAGAGGTCATCGGCATTTTTTCTGATAACTAGCCCTCTAAAATTAGGGTCGTTAACGCAGTCGGTCAGCCAAACAATACCAGCTTCGGTCTTGCCCCCTCCTCTGGCTCCACCATAAAGCAACTCGTACTCGCTTCTACTTAAAGCTTCCTCTTGCGGTCCATGATGTGGTTGCCATTTTTTTATGCTTCTCCTTCCTTTTTCTTTTCCGGTTTGTAGATATGAAGGACTTCAATCGGTTTGTCATCTTCACCGGTAATCTCTCTGCGGACTGCATATTCTTTCTTAAATTTTCTTTCCAAAACCCAAGCAGAGGCAAACCAGTTAGGTTTTTCTAACCAGACCTCTTTTTCCTCGATGTCACCATTTTGTTTGACAGTCTTAATTAAACCTTTCGTTCCGGAGGCAGCCCTGTTGATAATTGAGATATGCGTCGCCTTAAACTTTGCCTCGGCTTTTTTTAATAACTCAGACAACTCGGGGTGAAATTGGGGGTTTTTAATCATCTCACCAGTCTTTTTGTCTTTGACTTCTGGTCGTTGCCAGTTGTAAAAAGTTTCTTCTGAGATATCGCACATTAAACAAGCATCCTTAGCCGTATTACCAGCCCCGATATACTTGCATATTTCATCTACTACTTTTTTACTATACTTTGGTTTCATATTTTACCCTTCAAAAACATCTCTCTTCTCCACTCATTGATCTGCCTAGTATTGTTTTGTCTTATTTGAATTTCTGCCTTTGGGTGACAACCAGATTTTATTTTATATCGAAAAAGACCAGGGTACTTTAACATCAAATACTTGGCGTCCGCTATTTTCTTTTCAACTCTCTCATCATATGTCCCTATTCCTCCTTCTTGATAGTGTTTTGAGATAGGGTGAACAAAATTATTTATCAAAACAGCACCAAATTTAAGTAGATTCTCGGCAGTATAGGCATAGTCGTCCATTGCTTTAATATTCTGATCATAATTTATTTTAGAACTCTTTTTGATTAGAGCCATCTTTGAAATTACATATCCAACATATCTATATTTTCTTGACCTAAAGTAAAAGTTTGGGGTTGTTGAGAAACCGCAGTAATGAATGTTTTTCTCCTCCGATATGTTTATCATTTCATCGCATATTTCCAGCAATCTATCAATATTTATTTGATCTTCATACTTTTCTTTTAAGCTCTTGTCATTTTCTGTATCCAAAATACTTTTTTCGTACAATTCACCTGTAACTGAAGTAAAACTTTTAATGTTATCGTCCATAGTCAAAAACCACTCGCCTTCTTCAATCAAATTGTTTAATATCCATTGTCTTTGACCGGAAATCCCATTGTAAATTCCTGTGATTGCAAAAGAATCAGGCTTTATACTGTCATTCAAGGCATATTTTTTAAACTGTTCTTTATCATGCAAGATTACTGTGTAAGTATTGTCTTTAAGTAATTTGTGAGTACTGATAGTTTCCGATCTGTTGTAGCTTGGTATTATTATTTTCATTTTTCACCACACTTCAATTCTTTATCCCAAACACCGGCGTATTTATAAATTATGTCATTGTTTTCATCTTTGCCGACTGGAACTAAAGCATGCCCAAAATACCGGTAGGGACTATGCCCGTCCTTCGGGTTGTTCCAAGCGTTTCTCATATACTCAAACATTGTCCACTTTTTTCTATTACACTCATCAACTCCCTTCGCGTGGACTGCAACATTCCAATTGAAAGTTTTCAACCACTCAAACTCGTCTGCTATCTCTGAAAACCTCACTTTGCCGTTTTTACGAGCTATTACAATCGCATTAGTAAACTGGCTCTTTTGATAATTTGAAAGCGTCTTGTGGTCGTCTGGAAGCCCACAGCAAGAGCCGGTACAACCTAGTTCTTTATGGTGAGCATCTGAAACGTGAAGTTTTAATCCTAACTCTTCACATTTTTCTTTTACCGGTCTTAAATATTTCTCTTTAATTTTATAATTCA
Coding sequences:
- a CDS encoding phage terminase large subunit, coding for MLYGGARGGGKTEAGIVWLTDCVNDPNFRGLVIRKNADDLSDWKDRAYKFYRGLGAKIVGNPGVIKFPSCAIIRLGHLKDDQAYTKYQGHEYHRMLIEELTQIPDEKRYGQLIASCRSVYPELRPQIFSTTNPGGVGHGWVKNRWKLDNVADWGKPFIAEDTKRYRIFIPAKIDDNPTLMKNDPDYLKTLESYKNIDPELYKAWRWGSWDVFSGQVFREFRYELHVTDKFDFNIDECKNIIGFDWGYNAPGCAIWIAIAPENRFGTNHIYIYREIYQNEKTPEDWAKQISVFTKREPTEFMVLPHDCFNRDRTGKRSIADIFKDEIGVRIESGTTLSKGARLNRLAITHDLLAESGDGVPYLRIHPKCQNLIRTLPQLVYDENKLEDVDSSGEDHAYDALSVGLMFISIRYKLNAGAIKNRSLKTEKPRLLIDPKTGEYYDKDFVEEFKKHAKKKKKSWVYK